In a genomic window of Mageeibacillus indolicus UPII9-5:
- a CDS encoding TIGR00266 family protein yields MRYSIEGGSLPVVIINLNPGERLISEAGGRRWMRGDIRTETESHGGIGGMFGRMLSGESLFLSSYTAFSESEIAFASSFPGKIIARELRNGESIVCQKSAFLCATDQVSLRVFFQKNIGSGYFGGEGFIMQKITGPGMVFLELDGYIKEYDLAPNESIVCDTGAVAMIDETCQIDVRVVSGLKNIVFGGEGLFDTVVTGPGKVALQSASITDFSKLISSCIKTK; encoded by the coding sequence ATGAGGTATTCAATTGAAGGAGGCAGCTTACCGGTTGTTATAATTAATTTGAATCCAGGTGAGAGATTAATAAGTGAAGCCGGAGGCAGACGTTGGATGCGAGGGGACATACGCACGGAAACCGAGTCACATGGAGGAATAGGCGGTATGTTTGGTCGTATGCTATCAGGTGAAAGCCTTTTTTTGAGCAGTTACACGGCGTTCAGTGAAAGTGAAATTGCTTTTGCCTCATCTTTTCCGGGCAAAATAATTGCTCGTGAACTAAGAAATGGAGAAAGCATCGTGTGCCAGAAATCGGCTTTTCTCTGCGCGACAGACCAAGTAAGTCTGAGAGTGTTTTTTCAGAAAAATATCGGTTCCGGCTATTTTGGCGGTGAGGGGTTCATTATGCAGAAAATCACTGGACCTGGTATGGTTTTCCTTGAACTTGATGGGTATATAAAGGAATACGATTTGGCTCCTAATGAAAGCATTGTATGCGATACCGGCGCAGTTGCTATGATAGATGAAACTTGCCAGATTGATGTTAGGGTGGTTTCAGGGCTTAAAAATATCGTGTTCGGAGGCGAGGGTCTGTTCGATACGGTCGTCACCGGCCCCGGTAAAGTCGCTTTACAATCTGCTTCCATTACCGATTTTTCAAAACTTATCTCTAGCTGCATAAAAACTAAATAG
- a CDS encoding branched-chain amino acid ABC transporter permease, whose protein sequence is MNTNIIKSFFTPLRLKLILIMIILLALAFPFYVNNSYVMNLAVKMLIYTMMALGLNILVGYTGLVSLGQAGFVAIGAYVTTILTKTYSFNFFPALLLSLLVAAVFGLVVGLPSLRLTGTYLSIITLGFGEIIRTIIIVWQPVTNGPLGIRNIPIPKILGLKFSIYNGGLYILTLICLLLVTLFCHRLVNSKMGRAFRAVKGDETAGVMMGIEVTYYKVIAFILAAVICALAGSLYSIQLGYIDQNTFTFDVSTLILSIVILGGMGTIRGMYVGSFILILLPEISRSLLDYRFVLYGLILVIMMRFRPQGILGWRSKKPYPIGKDIENIFMQRQTREKLQ, encoded by the coding sequence ATGAATACCAATATTATTAAGAGCTTTTTTACCCCGTTGCGTTTAAAGCTGATTTTGATAATGATAATTTTGCTGGCATTAGCGTTCCCGTTCTATGTCAATAATTCGTACGTTATGAATTTAGCAGTAAAAATGTTAATTTACACTATGATGGCACTTGGCCTGAATATTTTGGTAGGCTATACCGGGTTAGTATCGTTAGGGCAGGCTGGATTTGTAGCTATAGGGGCATACGTAACAACTATACTTACAAAGACTTATAGCTTTAACTTTTTTCCAGCATTGTTGTTAAGTTTGTTAGTAGCTGCTGTTTTTGGATTAGTTGTAGGATTACCAAGCTTGAGGTTAACCGGCACTTATTTATCGATTATCACGCTGGGTTTTGGAGAAATAATTAGGACGATAATAATTGTATGGCAGCCGGTTACTAACGGTCCGTTGGGCATAAGAAACATACCGATACCTAAGATTCTAGGTCTTAAATTTTCCATTTACAACGGTGGACTTTATATTTTGACTTTAATTTGTCTATTATTGGTTACTTTGTTTTGCCATCGTTTGGTAAACAGTAAGATGGGAAGAGCCTTTAGAGCTGTCAAAGGAGATGAAACAGCAGGTGTAATGATGGGAATTGAAGTTACATATTATAAGGTGATTGCGTTCATTCTAGCAGCTGTAATTTGCGCACTTGCCGGTAGCTTGTATTCTATTCAGCTTGGTTACATTGATCAAAATACATTTACTTTTGATGTTTCTACTTTGATTTTAAGTATTGTTATTCTGGGTGGCATGGGAACTATACGTGGTATGTATGTTGGTTCGTTTATTTTAATTTTGTTGCCTGAGATTTCCCGTTCATTGTTGGACTACAGATTTGTCCTTTATGGACTCATATTAGTGATTATGATGCGTTTCCGGCCGCAAGGAATTTTAGGCTGGCGTTCTAAAAAACCTTATCCTATTGGAAAAGATATAGAAAATATTTTTATGCAAAGGCAAACAAGGGAGAAACTACAATGA
- a CDS encoding branched-chain amino acid ABC transporter permease yields MLWQQIFNGLTLGMTYALIAVGYSLVFGILRLVNFSHGSVYAFGANAILFLLATNIGIVPAILIGTLITGILGVIVDKTSLEPLRKRKAANIASLITTIGISGIITNLLIAFAGSQKKPFPVLFPTEYLTAGGIQVTYVQLYMFCISLALMLLLVGVVHFTRIGLAMRACEQNIKAAGLMGINVNFVISFTFFLGGVSAAIAGALVSSYYGMVYPNMGYTAGLKAFSAAVLGGIGSLPGSLLGGLIVGVSESVAATALGSEFRDSMAFIILIVVLVIKPNGFFGRKGIKKV; encoded by the coding sequence ATGCTTTGGCAGCAGATCTTTAATGGGTTAACTTTGGGTATGACTTATGCATTAATTGCGGTTGGATACTCTTTGGTTTTCGGTATACTTCGCTTAGTAAATTTTTCACACGGATCAGTTTATGCTTTCGGGGCTAATGCAATCCTCTTTCTTTTAGCAACAAATATAGGTATTGTGCCAGCAATATTAATCGGCACATTAATTACCGGAATTCTTGGGGTAATTGTAGACAAAACATCATTGGAACCGTTGCGCAAGCGGAAAGCGGCTAATATAGCATCCCTTATAACAACTATAGGCATTTCGGGTATTATAACCAATTTGCTGATCGCTTTTGCTGGTAGTCAAAAAAAGCCATTCCCTGTTCTCTTCCCAACCGAATATTTAACAGCTGGGGGAATACAGGTAACGTATGTCCAGTTATATATGTTTTGTATTTCATTGGCTTTGATGCTTTTACTGGTGGGTGTAGTACATTTTACTCGCATCGGATTGGCAATGCGGGCGTGTGAACAGAATATTAAAGCGGCTGGACTTATGGGAATCAATGTTAATTTTGTCATATCATTTACCTTTTTCTTGGGTGGAGTTTCTGCTGCCATCGCAGGGGCACTTGTAAGCAGTTATTACGGAATGGTATATCCCAACATGGGATATACCGCTGGTCTAAAAGCTTTTTCTGCTGCAGTATTGGGCGGAATCGGTAGTTTACCTGGATCACTGCTTGGCGGTCTTATTGTTGGTGTTAGTGAATCTGTAGCGGCAACGGCACTTGGTTCTGAATTTAGAGACAGTATGGCTTTCATTATTCTCATTGTAGTTTTAGTCATCAAGCCTAACGGTTTCTTCGGGCGGAAAGGAATTAAGAAAGTATGA
- a CDS encoding ABC transporter substrate-binding protein, which yields MKLGKQIIAATLATAIVLSVTACNKGEDGKEQAQTQGSESIKIAVVGPLTGDNAEYGLGFVQAAEMKAEEFNKSGGVLGKKIVIEKFDDKNSPEEGVSVANKIVSAKDIKAVIGHFASGVCMAAAPLYNENKILEISPSASHPDYSSIGEYIIRNNTIINKEAAASIDIAVDKFNKKRVGIISIKTDWGVSTAAIVKQLIEKRKDGSKVVAHEEVIEGSDDYRPAITKLKEAGTEVVIAVGMYNLLAPVAKQYKEVDPDIKLVGFSNAYSQYLLELGGKSVEGVAFPVIFFSKSNEENIKTFVHDFKEKYGNEPSALTAQAYDSVGVYLQAVAKVGSQDPEKVKNAVLELEYEGVTGHTKFDKNGDVEKAFTYVVIENGQFGLLK from the coding sequence ATGAAATTAGGAAAACAAATTATTGCCGCCACATTGGCAACCGCTATAGTTCTTTCAGTCACTGCATGTAATAAAGGGGAAGATGGTAAAGAACAAGCCCAAACACAAGGGTCTGAGTCTATCAAAATTGCTGTGGTTGGACCGCTAACTGGAGATAATGCGGAATATGGACTTGGATTTGTTCAAGCTGCAGAAATGAAGGCAGAAGAATTCAACAAGTCTGGTGGAGTTTTAGGCAAAAAAATAGTAATTGAAAAGTTTGATGACAAGAACTCACCTGAAGAAGGCGTATCGGTGGCTAACAAAATTGTTAGTGCCAAGGATATAAAGGCAGTTATAGGTCATTTTGCAAGTGGAGTTTGTATGGCTGCGGCTCCTCTTTACAATGAAAATAAGATTTTAGAAATTTCTCCTTCTGCATCGCATCCTGATTATTCAAGCATTGGGGAATATATCATCAGGAATAACACGATAATCAATAAGGAAGCTGCGGCAAGTATAGATATTGCTGTGGATAAATTTAATAAGAAAAGAGTAGGTATTATTTCTATAAAAACTGACTGGGGTGTAAGTACGGCTGCAATCGTTAAGCAATTGATAGAAAAAAGAAAAGACGGCTCCAAAGTTGTGGCTCATGAAGAAGTTATTGAGGGATCAGATGATTATCGACCAGCAATAACTAAGCTTAAGGAAGCCGGAACTGAAGTGGTAATAGCTGTAGGTATGTACAATTTATTAGCACCGGTTGCTAAACAATACAAGGAAGTCGATCCCGATATAAAGTTGGTTGGTTTTTCAAACGCATATTCTCAATATTTGTTGGAATTAGGAGGAAAAAGTGTAGAAGGGGTGGCTTTCCCGGTGATTTTCTTCTCTAAATCAAACGAAGAAAATATAAAAACTTTTGTACATGATTTTAAAGAGAAATATGGTAATGAACCAAGTGCCTTAACCGCACAAGCATATGATTCAGTCGGAGTTTATTTGCAGGCGGTTGCTAAGGTAGGTTCTCAAGATCCTGAAAAAGTGAAAAATGCCGTTTTGGAGCTGGAGTATGAAGGCGTTACAGGTCACACTAAGTTTGACAAAAACGGTGATGTTGAAAAAGCATTCACTTATGTAGTGATTGAAAATGGCCAATTCGGTCTACTTAAATAA